ccagttgccccaCCCCTGATCTAGCTAGTGGAACATCTAACCAAGTTAAAGAGTCCTGTTAgagtttttgaaatgttttttttttaaatggcagacATCTTTCAAAATGCATGTAAAAAGTACAAAAGTAGTAAGGAAAATAAATAGATGGACAATTTAGATAATATTTAATATAGAACGTAAAGAGCTAGGACCTTTCTTGTTATATTCTTCTACAATACTCAGaagtttcttttaaattttGTTCACAATGACATCAAGAGCTTTTATGTTAACAGGAACtctaaattttttttaaaaaaagacaaagagctATATGGAAGTTCAGGAGATCTTTAAgtgaaaatacacaaaaacactggTATGTTATGGAAATGGATTATGTGGCAGCTTTAGGGGAAGTTACTTGGATGAGTTCACATTATTTGGCATATCAGTTCACCATGAATTTACAGGACAATTTACCGTATCTCtattatgtgtttttaaattaccCAGCAACAGTTTGAAAAGGACTGTCCATTGTAGCTATATAACCATTCCTTTGTCACAGCATGTGTCAAGTAGAGCAATGACAATCCTCAAATTATTGAGAGTAGACCagataattacacacacacacacacacacacacacacacacacacacacacacacacacacacacacacacacacacacacacacacacacacacacacacacacacacttacacccacagagagagatacagactGAGTTTAAGAAAACATAGACAAGCATCAGAATTTTCCAAGGAGTCTCCATTATTTCTGGCTTGGGGTCTCTAATGGTTTTTCATTGTAATTGCTATGATGTCAGAGTGTCCGTCCGCCCTAATGGCCtcctaaaaacaacaacaaggacaGATTGGTTCCATTCACTGCATGTTGTCCGGGAAGAGAGACACAGAACTGCAGCAGCTCAGACCTCTGCAAGATTTTCAGCTAAAAAGGTgagatgtcttctttttttctttttttttttaaacatccatAAATCAATGTAGGACTGACATAAAAAATtgattaataaataattttaaagactttaactgCTGTAAGTCTACATAAGGTTAATTTACATCACAGTTATAGTTGTGTTATTTCCTTATGCAGAGACATGGAGGTCCAGGGAACGCAGCGTGGTGTTTTTCAGGACTTATAAAAGTATCGTTCTGTTCATGCAGGAAGAATTTTTATATCAGTGTTGTATTTCTGTATTCCTGAAGTGAAGCATTCTGCAGTCTGGCTGAGATGAGGTAATTGCAGTGTCAGTGCAGTTTTTAGGAGTATGTTTGACATCCAGAGTCATCGAGCAGATGTCTCTCCAACAACGTTAAAAGTAATGATTCTTGATCCTGACCAAAAAGTTAAAGGAAACATGTCTATCGATGCAAGTGAAAATGGACAGTGACACGTTCATTTTTGTGACTGAATGTGGAATGACattctttttatatttgtagtcattttaaaagtttgaaaGTGACTGATTATTTCCAGTGTAAAGGTCAATAGTACATTTGCGGCAGTAACCATAATGAACACTAGAGGGAGTTGTGAGACATGCTGAATGTCATGTAGTCATCTCTAATATTATCTTCCCCTCTAGTTGTCCTCTTCTTAACAAACCATGTCATTATTtttatgtatacatatatatttatatatattaatatatatgtattaaGACAAGAAGCTGAATATAAATAATAAGACTCTTCAAACATAAAAGAGGACATTTAGGTTTAAAGGTATACCTTGTAACTTGAAGCTGAGGAAAACTGGATAATATTTTTATAATGAttcttttgtcattgtttctcTTATCTGTCTCCCAATAATTCCCAGCAtgcatctccatctccatcccctctccctctctgtcctcctcctccttgtcgcCGGGGCAGCcgtggtgtgtgtgtcagtgacgACCACGCTTCAAGATTTCCGAGGCTGCGCCGTGAGAGAGTTCTCCTTTGTGGCCCAGAAGCCTGGCTGCAAGGGACTGCGCATCACCACAGAGGCCTGCTGGGGGCGCTGCCACACCTGGGAGGTAAcatttataaacacacacacacacacacacacacacacacacacagacacacatagtgGCAGTTAAGGGACACACAAACAGTAAGAGGAGTCCAACTCTTACCCATTTTCTGAAAGTTTCTCTCATACTGGAATCGTCAGACGTACATAAAAATGATGGATGACGCAGGACTTAACCCAAACCATAAGAGGGCTGATGACCCATACGTAATTGTCACATTAAATACTGAAATCCCTCCAAGCAGGGTGGGGTTACTAAACTTTATTGAAGTGCTCTAGTTTTTAGGGATTCAAACTCTTGCTTTTATTAATTGAAAAACCAACTTTAGGGGGTTATACTGGAACTGGAGGAGCCGTTTGAGGAAACTCAGTCAGTGACGGCGTTAGAGTTtgcaaaatgcacaaaaattcTCAACCCAGGGTCAGTAGTGAGCTTTTTCTAGGACCTTCAGCAGCGTCTTGTGGTCCCCCTCAGCTGACAATAGACATCTTAACTCAGTTCATCTTTGGTTGAATACACTTATTAAGATTGTAAATGTAGATAAAGTAGATTCATTTGTATCTGTGTTACACTAATAAAACCGTAAACTCTCGCTCCAGTGTTAACAGTCAGACGACTTCTTTTTTAGATTTGAATTAATTTATTATATCTACAGTTTTCCCACATGAAGAAAAACTTCTGTAACCAACATATAAGTcaattgtgtgtatttttctatCAGCAATGTAACAGATCCAGCCAGAATTTAAGTTTGATGGGTCATGAGCACACACTTTGAAACTTTTGTAACATTAatgctttcattttattttggtaaatGTGAAAACGACGTCTAAAAGCGAAATCACattcacctgtgtgtctctgcagaaacCTGTTCTGGATCCCCCGTACATCCATCGCCACCACAGAGTGTGTACGTACAGTCGCACCCGCCACATGACCGCCCGCCTGCCGGGCTGCCAGCCCAACGTGTCCCCTCTGTACCACTACCCCATGGCCCTGCACTGCCACTGCTCTGTCTGCTCCACACAGGACACGGAGTGTGAGACCTTCTGATGGACTGGACACTGCTTACAGCTAACAATGTTACCAACAGTTTTACTGATGTTAAATAATAACTCTGAATAAAAGAAGCCTGTCAAAACATGTGGAAGACTGAGTGTGGGATTTTCTGAGTGGGGGATGAGAACACCAAACATTTACTAAACATGTACAGAATTATCTGGGTCAGGGTACCTGCAGGGATTGTCATCATCTCATAtgtgttaacatttaaaataaaaggtgtaataaagagacaaaaaagcaCACACGTTAAATTACATGTTCAAAGAAATGAGTGATGTAAAATCAGAGAGAGGTTAGTGTTAGATACTTTCTGAATCTCATCTGTTTTACTAAATCTATCAAACAGAGGACTGACTTACAATTGAGCAACGTGTGCTGAGATGACGAGGAGTCATTGGTCAGAAAATCTAGGTTTATTAGTATGTAGTTGAAGAAAATGATGTGACTTTGTTTGGGGATATTTATCGATAAATATTTGACTATAATTTTGAGGTTCAAGGAGATAAGTGTTACTATAAAGTTATCAgttccttttgtttttcagtaaaGCTTTGTTCCCTCCGATGGATCTTTCTCAGACTAGGGACCAGAATCTATAGAAAGTCCCAGGGATTTCAATTGACCCCACACAGAGTCCCTTCTCCAGTGGGGGCCTTGCAAGATTGGCTCACTACTCCCAGCATTCATAGTGCCTGTGGTGTAGTAAAGTGGACTGAGTGACTACCAAGCATGAAGAGTGGAAGGCCTTGATGAAGGCCATGAGCTCAAACGCATCAGTCTCGTTTGTTaatggagctttttgacctcccCGTGTAGCAAGTGGTTTTACCAGCCAGATATTTCTCTGAACAGATCAGAGTGCATGATGGgataaaataagaaaaggaaCGCTGAGTGGCAGGGCATGTGTTAAAACAGAGATCTATTGCTGAGGTGATTATTATTGTTAAAATATCACGTGGGTTTTATGTGTCTAAGCCTGTGTTTGAAAAGGGGAACTTTTCCAATGACTGATTCTAGgttcattagtgtgtgtgtgtgtgtgtgtgtgtgtgtgtgtgtgtgtgtgtgtgtgtgtgtgtgtgtgtgtgtgtgtgtgtaaaaatcAATTGTCCACATATAGATGACTTGTGCAGAATAGAAATTTATTGAAAACAGTTTCGTCACAAAACTATACAGTgcattctttctcttttcatttcagcGACGTTTCCAACATTCTTTGGTTTCATCAATAGatattatttacaaaatatCTTTCAGTTCAAattcataaatataaataaatttgTACATTCTTTGGTCTCTCGTCTGTGGATAGTGGTTACTGCAAAGAATGAATTCAATGGCTATGCGACCTTTTTGTTGATTTCAAAAGGGGTTGCAATATcttgactgttttgtttattaCGCTAAGTCATGACccttaatttaaagtgataTTAATCGTTTGTGGGTAGTGAGTTTGAATTCTGGACTGCCTGTGTGCTAACCCTTGCTATGCTGTAAAAGTATGAataaaagtggaacattttttttatttttagctgctCAAAAAGTCGAGTGTGTCAAGCCTTGaagcaaagtaaaacaaaaaaaacaaaaaacagattcagCCTGTAACACAAATGCATTTCAATCAACTTAATAAACCTGACGTCAgtatggacacaaacacacaaacacacactaacacaaacacactcacattgaCAGTAACTTGTtcgaaggtttttttttctctaaagctGGATTTGAAGAAGGTTTTGTTTCTGCTGCATCACTTGGACTCTTGTATCTCTTTGTACCGCTCATCTGACTGAGTAATAATGTGGTTCTTATCCTGGGGTATGTTGGGTATGCAGTGGACTGTCGTGCAGTGTCAGTAGCGAGATTTGCGGCACATGTCACAGCGGCAGGCCTTCGCTGTTAGGATCTCCATTTCTTCATGGTGACGACCTCGAGGACAGTCCAGACGTACTTTGACCTTAGGGGGACAAGCAGTAAGACATGATCAATCGGGATTAAAGATGTAAATTAAAGGCGGCCTCTTTCGATTTTGTCAAACTTATTTATACTTACTTTAGCATCCTTGCTGATGGTGCAGCATCTAGACGCGGAGGTGATGTTGTGGGTGAAGTTTGATGCCACCAGCACTGAGTACCTGGAGGGGAAGGCGCTGGACTCGCAGTAGCCCACACATGCATAGACCAGGTGGGTGCCTTTGCATGTCCCCCGACGATCACTGCGGATGGTCACATTGAAGGctgaagagggaggaggagacagggTGATAAGTTAGGATGCTTGAGATCAAATGTGGTTTTACTGGGATGCATAACTTTAAGAGatccttattattatttttttatcataagTTGATTTAAATGGCTGAAAGTTGAAGCTTAAAATCAAAGATGTTTCTCAGCTAGGACGGTTTTGAGTGCTTCTGAGCACAATTCCCATAAACCCTTTCGCTTTTTGTTAAAGgcaattctttttttcttttttttttttttagctgaaagCTTTGTAAATCTTTCTCCATTATTACTCACGGTGTAAGTGACACCCTGGGGTGGGGCCATCAACGCTCCAACCAATGGGAGAGAAGAGTAACAGGAGTGATGTCACTGGAAGGACCAGCAGGCAGAAATGTGAGGTCATGCACAGCGACATCTGGATGGTAGCCTGGAGGGTTCAAAAAGAACATCAAAGTATATAATAAGatattgattcattttttttgtttaaaacaattCCTCCGCCGTTGATGAGAAAGGTGTAAAATATTTGACAACATGGACCGTAAGCTTTTTGGTTAATGGGAGAAAAACATTTGGTATATTAAACGTCTTTATCCATCCGGCCCGGCGCTTATTTAGGGGTCGGGGTGAATCAGAGAAGCTATGATTTAATGGTTGGAAACTTAAACCTATAGAGAGGGACGTAAAAATCACTGATGGCCAACAAAGCTCTGTAAGTCAGAAAGGCTCAGAGCCAGTGatcaaaaccacaaaaaaaagttcttgATGAAACTGAAGAAGCTGCATTATTCTGAAACATTGAGTTTTCACTCAACCTGAGCTGATGATCGGCTGAACTTTCCCCCTTTGTGTCAAAGTGTTGCCCAGAGCCCCTTGCTTAATAGGTGATTTCCCATCCTGCATTTCTGCCTGTGTGTCACTCAGCTGAGTAACAGCTAATGTGGATAAAAACAATACTGGCTTTCATTCTCTTTTGGATCTGCCTCATTTAACAGCTACCTGCTGACACACGTACAGTACGTGCGCAAAGTCAGAGCCGACTTGTACAGGCGCTCAAGCTGCTGAACACATGACAGCATGTGCCATAATCAAATAAAGGTCGTCGtttaaaaatagagaaaagGTGAATCAATCTGTAATTTACACCTCAACACACATGGGCCTGAACATGTACACGTTCTGAATGTGCACATCATGCAGGTGTGATCGTCACTGAGAGTCCATGAATGCACGTGCGAATGTcccgcacacatacacactccaaCACGTGTGTAAATAAAGTCATGATTTCCCTGGAATTTGGTGATCCTGACCCTTGACCTCTAAAATGGCAGCTATTTCCAGCTCCACTTCCCTCCGACTCAAGCGTTGGGAATTGGTGCCATGGTGATGTCGGAGCGGCCCAGGGGAAGGCATTAACACTGTTGGGAACGACCAAATTaacgggtgtgtgtgtgagtgagtgtgtgtgtgagtgagtgtgtgtgtgtgagtgagtgtgtgtgtgtgtgtgtgtgtgtgtgtgtgagtgagtgtgtgtgtgtgtgtgtgtgtgtgtgtgtgtgaggacatTAACCCCGTGTCAGCTGGTTGGGCAGGGGGAAATGCCCGGCTTTTTCCTCTCATGTCAGGTTTCCACGCCTGAAGCTCGTGTTTTAGGAAAGTGGGCTGTaatatgcttgtgtgtgtgtgtgtgtgtgtgtgtgtgtgggggggggggggggtgctgttGTTCAAGACCACCAATGCAGCCGACATAACAATAACCCTAAAAAACGTTTAGACCCTTATGTTCCAATGAGAGACGCTCAAACGCCTGTGTCAGGAACTAAACAGTGACAGACTGCCTGTACGCAGATCACTTATGAGAAATAAGCTTCAGAGCGGAAATATGTCACACAAaaaacttcagtttaaaagcttaaaataaCACTTTTGTTGTTTATCATCAAAAACTATAAAAGCACACAGACCGATGGCAAAGGAGAGGTATACATATTTAATTACAAATCACCaaatgtatctgtttttttttaacttaatctACATTCATTAAATAATTTAGTTTAGACCAGAATGTGACCCAGAAGATGCAGTAGTAAAGTAGTAAAGGATGTAGAGGCTTGATGAAATCACCAGAGACAAATTTGATCTCATATAGCCTCGTGCAGCGTCCAAGAACAACCCAATTATCGAAAAAGTCAGCTGAATTATTAAGAtctttaaaggaaaaacaaaacttagTCTTGCATATTTCAAGAACATAAAAATGTGTGCAACAGTAAAATCTGCAAAATGTTTGTTCTACATTTACATCTAACCTTCAGGAAGTCTAAAAGTCACATTGTGTGATCCAAGGAACACCTCTATATGTTTCACATGCGACATGATCACTTGTCACAatttgcacacaaaaacaaaacctatACAAACCTAATATAAATGTCAAAAAGTAGCACATGCAAGGCAACAGCCAACCTTAACAGAATTTAAAGGACTATTCCAACAGCATGCAGACATGCACTAGCTTTTACACAAGGTGTGAACTGGAGCTCACTCTTACCTGAAGACGGACTGTAGAGCAGGAAGTGCAACTTGTTGAGTGTAGGGCAGGTGTGTCggctgacaggtgtgtgtgtctgttctgagCCTCATGCAGGGATATAAGTAACACAGGTGAGAGTGAAGGCACTTATAGATGTAGACACACCCACAATTAGAGAGCTAAGAGTCTGTGGATCTTTCCTTCTTCCTCCCCCTTCCTATGGGTTCTCTTTCTTCCCCTCTTCTACCAGCGAAAGACGAACATTTGTTTCAGAAATATTCAAATTCTAAACTTCTTTCTCGGACTTCTTCCTCTGCAGTGTTACCATCTCTGTGTCCCTCCGACCAACCCCCTCCTCGCTCCTTGTTTTAAACCATTAGGGGCACCGCTGCTGTGACACAGAGGAAAACTAGATAGGTTTTCCATCATTGCACCACCGCAATAGtaagaacacacacagctttacctctcacacataaacacacacacgcagacacacaaaaacacatggaGCGGCATGCATAGCTTATAAACATGACATACACACTcgtatgcatgcatgcagaGTCACACAAGAACAATATTGGAGGCCTCAGCTGTCAGTTGATACAAACTACAAGTGATCTCAGAAACGCAATTAattggagacacacacacacacacacacacacacacacacacactaacacacacacacacacagtttgccTGGATTTCCATTtgtggctgcaggaggaagGGCAGGGTTGGGTCAATAGATATTGTGGGTTTGGGTCatatccgtgtgtgtgtgtgtgtgtgtgtgtgtgtgtgttttcaggacaCATGATGGGCATATTGTTGGGAACGCCTGgctctgcttcttgtctttcttgtctTGAACAGTCAATGTCAGCTTAGCAACCACCTCCCAAACTCCAGCAGGGAAAGACGGTCTTTTAATAGACCCTTGGATTATTTGTTGGACATTTGCAGCAGTAACAAACTGCCGTCTCAGACCACATGCAAGAccacatccaaaaaaaaaaaaaatctaaaaatgagTGTCCTTTGTTTTCCTACTGTGAGTATCCATGAGAAACTGGGTTTCAGGGTGAAGGAACAAATGTCTTAACTTGCTGGAATAGCAGGAATCGGAATCAGCTTTCCTGTGGTTTTTGGTTTTCAGTGAGTCTTAAGAAGTTTGGGCCTGGGTTTGGTAATAAGTGCTGTTGTGGGTCTTTAAAGTCCTCTATGACACTATACTCCATTAATATTaggcaataaaaataaatgactcctttgaaaaaaagaatctttgTCTTGACTCTAGCTAGCAGAAATTCTAGCTGGAGTGAATCCAGTGTGTGATTCAAACTCACGTTTTGCTTGAGCTCACTTAATTGTGGTTTGATCCCAGGTGTTATATTCATCGTTTCATTGTATGATTCAGCTACAGCAGCTCCACATCTGTCTTTTATCATTCAGAAAGTCAGACTGCAGATGTTCATAATGTCCTATGAAcaactgcaataaaaaaaaaagaagcagtccCTGGAACAGTTCCTTGAGGAACGCCGCTTTAATAAGTAATTTAAACAGCAATCATAGGACTTGATTGATACATGTAAGGTTCTTTATCCActagaaaaatataaaattaaaattgaatTTGCCATAAACAACGAAAGCCTGCAAGaagaatgtttacatttttgaaaggATATCAACTTATAGTGTCAATATTTCTCTTCAAGGAGTTACGATGAATGACAATGCAGCAGATAACTGCAGAAGCAATAGAAAAAtcatgcctctttttttttgccttggaTAGATTGAGTATTCTTACTATACTGGCAGAATCTTTTCTTGTTTAAGTAAAACACGACCAGATGACATAGAAACTGACTGCCAAAAGGACCACAGTCAGATATatatctttctcttcttcagcTCAGAGCTCCCCTGTCCAGCAAAAACGATTTATCAACTCATTATTGAGCCACACTTTTGTGCTCAAAGACAAGTTTCAAAGTGAATATAGCCCCCAAACAACTTCACTTTGACTATTGTCTGGATAAGATATGCAAAATGAACCAAACAACCAACAGTAAAACAAACCTATCTTCATATGAAAAGAAGACGTAGACCCCAGGCCcgtttatttaacctttgtctgcACCACATTAGAACTATAATTGGAAATATATTAGT
This portion of the Labrus bergylta chromosome 22, fLabBer1.1, whole genome shotgun sequence genome encodes:
- the LOC109991363 gene encoding glycoprotein hormone beta-5-like; this encodes MLSGKRDTELQQLRPLQDFQLKSMHLHLHPLSLSVLLLLVAGAAVVCVSVTTTLQDFRGCAVREFSFVAQKPGCKGLRITTEACWGRCHTWEKPVLDPPYIHRHHRVCTYSRTRHMTARLPGCQPNVSPLYHYPMALHCHCSVCSTQDTECETF
- the gpha2 gene encoding glycoprotein hormone alpha-2, with amino-acid sequence MSLCMTSHFCLLVLPVTSLLLLFSPIGWSVDGPTPGCHLHPFNVTIRSDRRGTCKGTHLVYACVGYCESSAFPSRYSVLVASNFTHNITSASRCCTISKDAKVKVRLDCPRGRHHEEMEILTAKACRCDMCRKSRY